The Salvia splendens isolate huo1 chromosome 20, SspV2, whole genome shotgun sequence nucleotide sequence CTTGATTCCCCCAATGACTCTTCCATTCAGGTTCCTTATAGGATGTTTCTGGCCTTAATGTCACCATGCTCACATTAGCCTTGTCAGGTATGTGCACCGTGGCTGGGAGCCTTCCTCCATGCATTCCACAAATCTCATTCCTcgaactggccaggtaggacaTTGCTTATTCAACATGTCCATATTTACCTTATGCTCTTTTTGGGCTTTTGCATGCCTTGCACCACCTCATCATTCGACTGCAAATCACTCCTCAGTTTTGCTGCGAAGCAAGCAAACTCTCCTATaatctcttccatagatcctcCTGACTTGTTTTGGTGTGGGAAATGGTTGGGGTTCTGCTGATAGTAGGGATTATACTGGGTTTTAGGTGTGGGTGGTAGGtatagtttggctgattttgatgagaAGGGTACTGGCCGAATTGGTTAGAGTTGTGGTGTTGACCGTGATTGGGATTCAGGTGGTTTGGTAGGGATTTTGTTGGTGATGGGAGTTATACTGGCTGGTGAATGCAGTTGGCAATCTGGATGGTTTTGATTGTAGGGGTAGTTTGGCTTATTTTGGTGTGAAGGGTACTGACTGAACTAGTTGGCATGGTGATGCAGGTTAGGGTTAGGGCATGGGTGATTTTGGTAGTTCTGGTATCCCATCTGATATGGTGGCACATAGGTGGTATTTTGATATGGATTTGGTGGGTACGGATTATgctggtttcttcctgaccagttcgGTTGTGAATCTTGGGTTGGGGGTCCACCGTAGGCATTCTGAGGTGGGTTAGGCTGGTTAGAGTTGCCCTCTCCCTATCTAAAGTTCGGGTTTTCTCTCCAAGGTGAGTCCTCCTGCCTTCCAGGACTCCAGTTCCTATTTGAATTCCAAAGCCCAATCGTATTTGGATAGTGATCCCCTTGGGCAGTTACCGTGGTGGCCTTGATTAGCGGAGCTTGCAGTTTATTCTTATAAATTGCCGACAAAAGTGCCCTCTCGAGCTTTTCAATCCGACACTCCAATTGATCATCATTTCTCACTACTGGAGCATTTGCCATACCTCATCTGGGCGGGAGAGTACGTGGATCGTCATAGGCCCTTTTCGCGTAGAGAAGTCTTTCCATAATTCTCTTGGCCTCACTAAATCGTAGTTTGGAAAAACTTCCTCCACTTGATGAGTTCACTAACTCCTTGCTCTCCGCATTCATTCTCTCGTAGAAGATTGAGTAAATTTCTACATCCAACATGTGGTGGTTTAGGCATGCGTCCAACAGACCCATTTATCTTGACCAGTACTGACTCAGGGTCTCATCGTACCTTGTGTAACTCCTCGGATTTCATTTCTTAGTGCGCTTGTCCTGGCCGCTGGAAGAACTGATCCAAAAACATCATCTTGAAGTCAACAGGAAAGGCAGTGGTTAATCCTGAATGAGTAGTGACTTGATTTACCTCTTCTCCCCTTAGCCAGTTGGACTTAGTGTCTTTTAACTGtggaacacaaaaaataaagaaaattttatttacaataattataccaaaattcttaacaaaagcACATgatacgccatccatccccggcaacgacgccatttgacAGATAGAGAAATTGTTTTAGTGCGTCGACTCTTGTGtgtgtcaactggccaggagggtacgtAGACCTAGTCGTGTCGTTGGGTTTGTACCTAAGACATCTTGTCAGCAAAAAAagctcaacccacttctactggctagtatagtggagtaagggtcgatcCTACAGAGATGGATGTATGCGTGTGCAATTGTGAAGACATCTTGGAAGGGTTGATTTGCTACCACGCTTTATGGGGTTGAGATTAAAACTAGgcgtgaaatgaaatggaacctatagcTAAACTGACTGGTAGGTGAAAAGAAGACCTATAttcctcctgaccagtaggtcagggtgggctctaaatgctgcatGCTACAAGAAATTAAAGTGTGTGTGTAAACTAGGGTGCGAGTGTGCATGTTagaagctactagacgaaactcactaaaaatggctagacaaaaggtaaagagaattAAAGGACATGCTGGCATATTGTCTGCTGGGTGTGCGGAAAATCTGAAAAAGTGTAAGTACAAAatcaaaaagcaacaaaagcaacacaagttgtcccattctttgattgtgacattttcttcttcaccGAGCTAAACtaacaagatctaacaaactccattatgaatgctcaagcttgaaaattcataaattcaatatttaacttgaaatcgagaacaAAAGCAAAGAAAAACTGAGTTCGACGCAAACTGGTCAACAAGACAGGGTGACAGAACCAAACGGAAACGAATTCCATGTATTTTTTAGAAGAAATGACTGATTGAAACTTAGAGAAACTTGAAGAAACATTAGATCTAATTTAAATAGACATATTCAAGCTCGAAATCAACAGAAATTCACATAAACTACCAGATCTATCTAACTGGGCAGATTAAACCCAAGGTAAgttgaaacacaaaataaaaccacaataaacttcattacattaaagattatcacccaaaacaTGTTCCAACTAAAGTAGCTACTTGAATCCAAGTCAAATGCAAGCAAAACAAGTATtcaaactaagaaatcttaaaaacaaagcaagtaaaagattgtttggctcctcggaaactgaaactggaagaacttctggaactacggcggctggaatgaatcaggcatgatgctccttgCCGGCAGGTGgtcggaatcttcaagtcaggctgcaGGATTTAGAGAGTGGAACTAAGAGCTAATGGAGCTATTCTCCAActaagattatcacccaaaacaAGTTCCAACTAAAGTAGCTACTTGAATCCAAGTCAAATGCAAGCAAAACAAGTATtcaaactaagaaatcttaaaaacaaagcaagtaaaagattgtttggctcctcggaaactgaaactggaagaacttctggaactacggcggctggaatgaatcaggcatgatgctcctcgccggcaggtggtcggaatcttcaagtcaggctgctggatttagagagtggaactaagagctaatggagctattctcctcaaaagtgatctacttttttttttatgttcacCTCCTATTAATAGGGTGGCTTACCCTAATTTCTAGGGTTGCCTCTTCATGTGAAAAGACAATTTTGCCACTCTTTAGATAGTGATTATTCCAAACAAGTCCTTCATTCTCGTGTCCAGCTCCATGGCATCCATCCTGGCCAGTTTGCACCTTTTTCTGCCCATACTTGCCAGTTTGCACTTTTTCTGTTCATACTGGTTAGTTTGCACGTTTTCTGCATTTTTTCACTTGAATTCCTTCTGACCCATTTCCTCCTGAATTGTaccttatcctgcacactttagcaactatttttgcagatattatccaattaAGCAAGTTATagtgaccagtaaccaaggcttaAAACGAAACTTATCAGGGACTAAGGGGGAGAAGGACTTAGCTTAGGTGCGTGGATTGTCCGGCAGCGACGGTTGGCGACGGAGTCTGTTCGCATGagaaggctcatttcatgcatcgatttaagggtaaaatgtatgctacttgatcggtttatcgcccaaaacaagtgttaaatgtgcagaaatgccacttgaccaaggcagcaaggccgaactgatcaagcaagtacaaaaggcgataaaaggataagaatcaggggagttgatcaggggggagtgatcaagcagttaggcggggaccgctggcttctagaaaaAGAACatgtgaggaaatgagctggatatggcgcaccattctgttatcaaggacgacgttctagaaggggacacgtgctagcttatgagacgcaaggacggagctgagtcaggaatctgttactcaaaagcgtcgtcattctagaagaaagggcacgtagcaatcaatgagtcgctcattctcagcatgagtgaatattccctgtcaagataaATAGATGGTGTGCCATCACAAAGAGGGgatcttttactttccgtctagtttagcttagtttagttctctagcttagtccagttctctagaatagcttagcttagataaagttgTGTGTAGTTAAAAAGGGTAAtcaaagaagcgctgcagaatacttgttttctGTTAGCGATTATCTTAAGTTttccgctgagattcttctcagtttttaccgctttcttagtttccgaagtgttagcttagtttaaatttcacgctgtactcagtttagtttaatcaaagttattttcgttttcatcctagcatttacttttccgctgttacctgcaattcacttgacccagtagttaaagttccgttgatcaagctagctagtttaattctgcctagagtaaaaacagtagttaaaaactcccaagttaaagcgtggcagcagccaacccctatTCTCTACttacacactcgacacaccaacttctctgtgggatcaaccccgaacttgccgctttacagttaaagttgtgcaaaattgggagtttataaattactttggtaaggaagaaagagcgagagcaagactgcagtgattacgtggcaacgacatttgctaactgatccgaccggttcatttatcattccatataacttgatccgcattctaatcgcgtTTTCATCTCTTCCAAGCCTCCTtccaaatggcgccgttgccgggaagcatggtgttactttatgtttgtgcgtagtgcataggtgtatatagttttatttccttgttttctcattttttgtttttcactgttgatgagaaggtaccaacgcggtggacactggaatcatccctttctatacagagagactaacgctcattggagagtccaggaagccggagttgtcaccactcgttacagagctgCATTAGAAGCAGCAACAGCCGCCGAGCAAAATACACAACCTCCACCACCTGAACAAGCAGGAGCAAAGATGGCCCTCGCGGACAATGACTCTGAATCGGTTCTTTACAACGCTCATGACGACAGGGAGCCTACACATGCCATTGctgctactcctgggatgcggaccatcgcgatcAAATCGGGAGTATTGGCCGTTTTGTCCTACTTCTTACCGTCTTTCGAAGGAGTGTCCGTACGCTTTTCTGGAGGAATTCTGCCGATACTGTAACATTCAGCCCCTGCCGcctggatccacatccgaagattacaggcttaaggctattcccttagttttgaagggcgatgcgggtgtcctggctgtcaaggctgccagaaggTTCCATCAGGACATGGGCTGAGTTCCGCATGATATTTCTCGATCGCTTCTTCCCAGCATCGaagacaagtgccctgaaaaTGGAGATTACGGAGGCTAGGTAGGAGTACAACGAGCCCCTCGACTAATATTGGgacagattccaagggctgtttcaagcatgccccaaccacaaaaTGGAGGAGAAGGAAGTCTACTCTGTTTCTACAGTGGACTCACTGTGGatagcaagaacgacctcaacctcgcagctcaaggggacTTCTCGAAAACCGCatttagccaagccaaaaatatcCTGGAAAGGCTTATTGAGGCCAAGCGGTCGTATGAgacatctcgagggcagtataGGAGAGGAGCAGTGCACGTGGCAGAGGTGCGGAACGATAaaaagttggaggctcgatttgagcagctGGAAAAAAAATTGCTAGAGGCAGTAGAGAAAGCCAGGCCACCTCCACCACCTACACCAAAAGAGCCACAAATGTGCCTCAGACGTCAccaccagaagagcatcactactactactgcgagtttccccctgaggtagagccgCAGGCCCCAAGCAAATGCCGTTggccactggaacgcaaatggcaactggatccaggggaagcagagagatgctccatggagggaccacccaatTTTcgatggactgatcagaatcaaggCCAACCGCTCCAGTTATTAACCCAGCAAGTACAACCCTGAGAAGGGCAACCCAACTGGCCTGCACGAATCCAGGATAGACCAAACTCTGGAGGAAACAGAATGCCCCCGATCAGTAAGTTCATTAAAGACTACCTAGCCGGGAAGGTCAATGAGGAAGGGAGACTAATTACAGACGAGAACGTCTCTGCCGTAATCCAGAGAAACGACCTCCCCTCCAAGAAAACTGATCCTGGAATGTTCACACTCCCCTATTTCTATAGGAGACATCTAAATGGAGCACACGATGTGTGACTTAGGCGCATCAATCTACGTTCTGCCATACTCCATCTATCGGAAGTTAAGAGCGGCCAAGCTCGTCGATACTGACATAATGATACAGTTGGCCGACAGATCGTGTATTCACCCAGAGGGGATTCTGGAAGACGTGATTGTTAAGGTTAATAACTTTCtatacccagctgattttcTTGTGATCAAAATGACGGAACCCGCGACATAGGAGTCAAGTGGAGTCCTACTAGGACGACCGTTCCTGTCAACAGCCAGCACTATTATAGACGTCCGAAATGGAACGATAAGCCTGGATTTCAAGGGAGAGCTGTATACGTTCAATATTGATGAAGCCATGAAAAAGCCAGCTAACGGCGAAAATGTATACTCCATAGATGTGACTGAGCCCTTGGTACATGAGTATTTGGAGGAAGAATTATTAAAGAGACAGTTCACTGACTTCGCTGCAGATAAGGAGGTCGAAAAAGAAGTGGAAGTGTGGTACGATACCATGAAAGTCAGAGAGATGGACGACCAGGCCGTCGTGAAAGCAATATCGAAATTTTGCAGGCGCCCGAGGCCAGCTGGGTCAAGTAGGACTGCTCAAGTTTCTAGCTTAGCGAAACGGCTTGATCAAGGCAAGCCACTGGAACAAGAGGCAGGAGAGAACCCTCTGCCCAATGAAGAGCCAAAACCCGCAAAGGAATTGAAACCTCTTCCAGTACATCTAAAGTACGCCTACCTAGGTGAGGGCGAAACAATGCCCGTTATCATCAACAGCCACTTGACCCAGGGGCAGGAAGACAGATTGTTGGAAGTATTAAGAAGAAATCAGAAGGCTATTGGCTGGAAGCTGACAGATTTAGTGGGCATCAGCCCAGACTTATGTATGCATCACATACGACTGGAGGAAGGAGCCAAGCCACACCGCGACCAACAAcggaaactcaaccccaacatgagggaagaggtgctgaaggaaattgtcaagttggtttcgatcgggattatctattcCATTCCCGACAGTAACTGGGTCAGCCAAGTACACATGGTGCCTAAGAAAGGAGGGATCCAggtggaaaaaaatgaaaaaacgaaTTAATACCGGCAAGgccagttactgggtggagaatgtgcatagattatAGGAAGCTGAATCAAGCTacgaagaaggatcacttccctcttccgttcattgatcaaatgttgGAGAAATTGGCAGGAAAGCAGTATTTCAGCTTCCTGGATGGCTATAGCGGTTATTTCCAGATCGCTGTAAATCCAGATGACCAAGAGAAGACGACGTTCACTTGCCCCTTTGGCACTTACGCTTACAGGAGAATGCCCTTTGGCCTCTGTAATGCCCCGGGCACCTCCAGAGatgcatgatgagtattttctagGACCTGTTGGAAGTCTgcattgagatcttcatggacgactttACTGTCTATGGGGACGATTTCGATCAAGGACTGCATAACCTAAACAGGGTATTAGAAAGATGCCGCCAGAAggacttggttttgaatttcaagaaatgccattttatggttactGAAGGGATAGTCTTGGGACATGTAGTGTCAAGCAGGGGAATCAGGTCGACCCAGCAAAAGTAGCGGTCATCGCAAAACTCCCATACCCAACCAACCAGAAGGAGACCAGAGCCTTTTTTGGGCACGCTGGGTTCAatagaagattcatcaaagattTTGTGAAAATAGTCCAGCCTCTGACGAGACTTCTCCAGAATGATGTGGAGTTTGACTTCTCAGATGTCTACATAACCGCATTCCAATTTCTGAAGGATAGATTGATAAGCTCCCCAATAATACGTGCCcccgactggaatcaccccttcgaggtgatgcgcgatgctagtgactatgctgtgggggcaGTATTAGGGCAGAAGATTGAAGGAAAAAGTTACGTCATTTTCTACGCTTCCAAAACTCTGAATCAGACACAAAGGAGTTATGATGTGACCGAGAAGGAAATGCTATCGGTGGTTTTCGCATTTGAGAAGTTCAGACCTTACTTGCTAGGGTCTAAAGTGATAGTGTATATGGACCAtgcggccatcaaatacctcTTGACAAAGAAGGAATCGAAGCCCCGATTGATCAGATGGGTACTCCTCTTACAtgagtttgattgggaagcagtGGATAAAAAGGGATGCGAGAACAAAGTGGCTGATCACCTAAGCCGAATTTTGCAAGACGATAACGGTGAAGCCATTTCAGACGCCTTCCCTGAGGAACACCTATATCTGGTCAAGACAACGTCTGAATGTCAGTGGGTCAACCAAGTAAAAGAGATTGATCAAGCTGAGCAAGGAAGCAAGGAACAACACACGCAGAAAGAGCCATGGTTTACTGACATGGCCAACTACTTGCAACAGGAGAGCTACCCGGGGGTGATGAAATTACAAGGGCACAAAAGTTGAAGCTTAAGAGCGATTTCTGATACTTCTATTGGGACGATCCTTATCTATGGAAAATGGGGGCAGATCATCTAATCCGACGCTGTATACCCGAATGGGAGCAGGAAGATGTAATGATGCACTGCCACGCACTAGCTTGCGGTGGCCACTTTGGACCAAAGAAGACAGCAAAGAAAGTACTTGATagtgggttttactggcctTCCATCCATAAAGATGCTTACGAATTCTGCAAAAGGTGCCCTCGATGCCAGCTTACTGGAGGGATATCTACAAGAGATGAGATGCCTTAGATCCCCATTATTGTCTGCGAAATATTTGATGTATgaggaatggacttcatgggaccCTTTCCCGCGTCTGAAGGAAATCTATACATATTGGTGGaagtggactatgtgtccaaatggattgAGGCAAAGGCAACTAGGACGTGTGAGTCTAGAGAAGTGGCAAAGTTCTTGAAATTGAACATATTTACCCGATACGGGGTGCCACAGGCTATTATCTCTGACCAAGGAACTCATTTCATTAACAGAactatcgaagccttgatgcaaaagtatggagtccaccaccgcCTATCCACACCTTACCACCCACAGTCCAATGGACAGGCTGAGGTTTCGAATAGAGAAATCAATGCAATTCTAGAAAAGACAGTCAATCCCaccaggaaagactggagctGCCGACTCAAGGACGCACTCTGGGCTTACAGGACAGTGTTCAAAACGCCTATCGGAATGTCCCCGTACCAATTGATATTTGGGAAAATATGCCATTTACCTGTAGGGGTGGAACATCAAGCCTACTGGCAGCCAAAGAAATAAACATAAACACCGAGGCTGGAACTGCAGAAAGGTGAATGCAACTACAAGAGTTTGAAGAGCTCCGTCTGGATGCCTATGATTCTGCCATGTGGTACAGAGAAAAGACCAAAATGTGGCACGACAAGAACCTTCGCaagaaggaactcaaggtggGCCAAAGGGTACTGATGTTCCAGTCCAGACTGAAATTGATGCCAGGAAAGCTCAGATCAAGGTGGATAGGTCCTTATACCATTATCGCCCTCCGAAAGAATGGAACAATCGAACTCCAAGGAAGCAATCCAGATTcgccttccttcatggtgaaTGGTCGTAGGGTAAAGCCATACAGAGAAGGAATGGAGGCATTTgtggtggacgacattccactactcatgccAGACTCTCTCCAGTGATCAGGTAACATGGAtgatcgggtactcatgggtagtctgcttgatcaagcgacaAAGTACTTATCTATTAaattgatcaagtgacatcctaggggaacccggtcaagtccttagtagttagtgtaaatagtcttTAGtatgttagttttattttattagttaattaaaagtcggaagaaaggaaggaaattcgaatttaattgatGGTACAGTTATTGAGTTGAGcagggcaggtgatgaaagGATGCGTGCAGTCACTGAAAAGGTTTCAGGAAGCGCCAACCGTCACAGTGGAAGAACACCTTGGAGAGAGGGACGAAAcgtatcagagaagctaagccagctggtACTCTGAAAAGGCGCGTCTGTACGCGAAGAGCCTCAAGGATCTCAACAATACAGAATCCCAACAGTCGCGATATTATTATAAAGGCAGATTTTGGATCTGCAGACCACTTTTACCAGAGCCATCTACGATTCATTCATTTTACTCTCCTAAAAAATCCTCCCAAGTTCAAAACCCTTCTTCCAAAAACATCACCTCCTCCAACACGATCTACCCACATTACCAGTAAATATGTTGCTCGAACAGCTCCcaacttcatcttcatcttccagtACTCGTGCAGATAGTGATAACCAACAGGCCGCCTCTCAAGCCCAAATAGAAAACCCTAGCCCACCTACACCAACTAACGCTCCACTACCTGAGGTAGACGAAGAAGCTCAACGGCGCTTGACCAAAATCCTCCGGAGTCTGCCCTCCGATTTGGATCCCACCATTGCTTATGCAACCCTGAAGGCACGACTGGGAGTTTCCTTGTCAAGGGACCGAGCCACAACCTCCACAACACCAAACCCTCAATCTTCCCTAAGTACAACCCCCCTCCCCCTAAATCTCAGTTCATTTTGCttcaaacaatttaattttcttGTTGGTTTGTAAATACTTGTTTCACACTTAAGACCTAttttgggtctaagtgtgagaagcaTGCATGCTCGTTTTTGCTCTTATTGTTGTTGCCTGATTTATTGTCTTGTGttgtttatatatttgttaGCATGTTTTAATCGctggcactgtctcacacttagcccagtgcctggtctaagtgtgagaagtttcccttgtttgttgTGCCGTTGcttgtgcctaacccttttttccactgcatccagtccctcgaggacgagttcatatgcagtggggaggggggacgggttagttacagtaaAATCatatacatgctaaaatttttcaaaaataacaaattctagttagtaataaattaggcaatatgcatgaaattggataaatggaagacttgattaccttttggaagagttagaaaaaggattcagtatgtTCGCATGTAAAaatttgattgcaaaaacttgatcaatttgaacgacgcaagtatgatggaaacactcaatttctaaaccaactgtgaagcctctctatatgtgagttataagccaaaagtagaacactttctactacttttacaaaagaaaattttacgagaggctgacttttaatattaagatgaaaattgcacaagtagtaaggactaaagacACTAGGACTTAGCCTTTTGAGCCGTTTTGTTCGTTcgttccacgaacccgcctcattaatcaaggcaccccttaATTAACCacttgagcccatacactcttacccattctttgaagccttaaaaccaaattcaaagtttcatatcacatgaggaaagagggTCAAGGAGATGAAGTTTatcaagggaaacaaaaggggatagcaatagaatGAACGAATTAAAGGGTAgccaggttgatcaagttagacaatcgggttgatcatttaaaaaaaatgaagaaaagatttgagagaaagaaagggcaggaaatagttgtaacctgacccagaaaatcaaaagtcAGAAAAGGAGccgaaagttataaggctaaaggttgaaatttgaccgagaaggagcatcaagaagaggaagaaacaaatatcccaaatctggtccagcgagtttagtcaaatctttggctttttgactcatatgattcttctttttaaattttatttttgaagttAGAACCcttaggaccctaccctaatacgttactacccttgagccccgttacaacccaaaacaaagaccttaaggaactatcttgtgcagtccgattcaaagtattaaatttatggcaacaccgagtgaacacTCCTAACATCTccggtgagaaatgagtgactgagtgaatccaacaatggtttttaaattgagcaatcttgacaagctgacaccttgatcaagcaaaagcgaaagaaaagaaacacaagctactggcaaatggattgacctcgacctcgggtatgattgtcgaaaaattattcggtctaatgcatgcgtgtgaatacgtgtttttatcttaaggacaaatatgttttaagtgtgagcagtttgaggacaagtatgttttaagtatgttttaagtgtgagcagttttaAGTGtgtttgccttatctttttcttttctttttctttatacttgaggaaacgtatgttttaagtgtgaccagtttgataaggctcatttcatgcatcggtttaagggtaaaatgtatgctacttgatcggtttaatcgcgcaaaataagtgttaaatgtgcagaaatgccacttgaccaatgcagcaaggccaaactgatcaaacaagtacaaaaggcgataaaaggccaagaatcaggggagttgatcagggggagtgatcaagcagttacgcggggaccgctggcttctagaaaaagaacacgtgaggaaatgagctggatatggcgcaccattctgttatcaaggacgacgttctagaaggggacacatgCTAGCTTATGAGATGCAAGGACGGAGTTGAGTcaggaatctgttactcaaaagcgtcgtcattctagaagaaagggcacgtagcaatcaatgagtcactcattctcagcatgagtgaatattccctgtcaagatcgttatccagctggaggccgaatcgagcttataaatagagggtgtgccatcacaaagaggggatcttttactttccgtctagtttagcttagtttagttctctagcttagtccagttctcCAGAATAGCTTAGCTTGATAAAGTAGTGCGTAGTTAAAAAGGCAAtcaaagaagcgctgcagaatacttgttttctgttagcgattatcttaagtttcccgctgagattcttcttagtttttaccgctttcttagtttccgaagtgttagcttagtttaaatttcacgctgtactcagtttagtttaatcaaagttattttcgttttcatcctagcatttacttttccgctgttacctgcaattcacttgacccagtagttaaagttccgttgatcaagctagctagtttaattctgcctagagtagtGCAACCctcctgttcactactcacacactcaacacaccaacttctctgagggatcgaccccgaacttgccgctttactgttaaagtagtgcaaaattgggagtttataaattattttgataaggaagaaagagcgagagcaagactgcagtgattaagtggcaacgacatttgctaactgatccgaccggttcggttatcatttcatataacttgatccgcattctaatcgcgttttcgtctctttccaagtccttccaaaatggcgccgttgccggggaagcatggtgttacctTATGTTTgagcgtagtgcgtaggtgtatatagttttatttccttattttctcatttttttgtttttcactgttgatgagagggtaccaacgcggtggacatTGGAATCATCCCTTCTATACAGAGAGAttaacgctcattggagagtccaggaagccgaagttgtcaccactcgttacagagccgcattagaagcCAGAGTGATGATCGGAGTCgatattattaaataatcaagtggatcttccaacgattcgtgtcttcatacacgaagtcgtt carries:
- the LOC121781504 gene encoding uncharacterized protein LOC121781504, coding for MALADNDSESVLYNAHDDREPTHAIAATPGMRTIAIKSGVLAVLSYFLPSFEGVSVRFSGGILPILKNDLNLAAQGDFSKTAFSQAKNILERLIEAKRSYETSRGQYRRGAVHVAEVRNDKKLEARFEQLEKKLLEAVEKARPPPPPTPKEPQMCLRPSTIIDVRNGTISLDFKGELYTFNIDEAMKKPANGENVYSIDVTEPLVHEYLEEELLKRQFTDFAADKEVEKEVEVWYDTMKVREMDDQAVVKAISKFCRRPRPAGSSRTAQVSSLAKRLDQGKPLEQEAGENPLPNEEPKPAKELKPLPVHLKYAYLGEGETMPVIINSHLTQGQEDRLLEVLRRNQKAIGWKLTDLVGISPDLYYRKLNQATKKDHFPLPFIDQMLEKLAGKQYFSFLDGYSGYFQIAVNPDDQEKTTFTCPFGTYAYRRMPFGLFCIEIFMDDFTVYGDDFDQGLHNLNRGNQVDPAKVAVIAKLPYPTNQKETRAFFGHAGFNRRFIKDFVKIVQPLTRLLQNDVEFDFSDVYITAFQFLKDRLISSPIIRAPDWNHPFETQRSYDVTEKEMLSVVFAFEKFRPYLLGSKVIVYMDHAAIKYLLTKKESKPRLIRWVLLLHEFDWEAVDKKGCENKVADHLSRILQDDNGEAISDAFPEEHLYLVKTTSECQWVNQVKEIDQAEQGSKEQHTQKEPWFTDMANYLQQESYPGVMKLQGHKS